The Columba livia isolate bColLiv1 breed racing homer chromosome 18, bColLiv1.pat.W.v2, whole genome shotgun sequence genome includes a region encoding these proteins:
- the LOC135575733 gene encoding uncharacterized protein LOC135575733, producing the protein MATRSLLEMLDAAIGTPQVGVVDFVALHKLLKAMIIGQQGQQEVQCGLAEDMRAMQKAHSGMAEDMREMKEAMQEAHSGMAQDIQEMKEAHVGLAEDMHALQEAHSGLAEDIQEIQETLGLEGGGGQSAPSEPTQVAMDSQARKSSALGPKGRGTQPGMETDRGTAGSGSLGMQAGTQGEPATPVKLSGAPSDHTRSIGPGATTPGMQPGSRGTQATTHLGTQPGAPDTQASTSGMQPGCPGTHTTTPGVQPASSRSQATIPGDAQEPAKPWGSTSTSSYESEMREVLSQVGQLGNVYAGLKEEVEQLKSTKAERADLENVRQLFPKGGRQSITSILSDLKCQMSFLQDMARALHGEEEKISKVEDAPRKMRGAGAGRKADGSGQMTRQPRPKGQKVKAERKELGKQQEPTQAELEQFAAEYVNNLVMETAQQLQAEQPDEPRATVQSGGHEHAGCHFCSPDTRVLLGKLLQRCKKLEEQVESLAQKAGGKVDNYPKWRRQSLQQDEQIKCLQASIMQLQKDYEKFSSALANLQQDRQQEQNDIKALSQALERIKKQKADKEELLVLGIDEKADKDKVSRSQFEACVEQLNKVMEEVTGQEKFLHRFQQELQRQMDCKLDRRELGAFQQQQEERWKSLSGQLQEKALKPERDNAAGIRKQLLPGFHCLSCDRPLNMLAPGPERTGECRYPTVTRSCGGPHTVRPPRFQPQPPSTPRPSQPSARRPNKKDAMQLSGQDGTDGNQPNKQPSVTESSGLPSRQRGTPDTTTSSSQPSTASPLLLAVLKCQPASSPGRLTLPPKLLPHRIKSAP; encoded by the exons ACCCCAAGTTGGGGTTGTGGATTTCGTGGCGCTCCACAAGCTGCTGAAAGCCATGATCATCGggcagcagggtcagcaggaggtgcagtgcggcctggcagaggacatgcgggccatgcagaaggcgcactctggcatggcagaggacatgcgggagatgaaggaggcgatgcaggaggcgcattctggaatggcacaggacatccaggagatgaaggaggcgcatgtcggcctggcagaggacatgcatgccctgcaggaggcgcattccggcctggccgaggacatccaggagatccaggagacacttggcctg gagggcggtgggggccagtctgccccctccgagcccacccaggtggccatggacagccaggccaggaagagctcagcactggggccgaagggacgtggaacacagcctgggatggagaccgacagggggactgcagggtctggctccctggggatgcaagcagggacacagggggaaccagcgacccctgtgaagttgtcaggcgctccctctgatcacacgaggtctattggtcccggcgccaccaccccggggatgcagccaggatcacggggcacccaggccaccacccacctggggacacagccaggggcccctgacacccaggccagcacctcagggatgcagccaggatgccctgggacccacaccaccacccctggggtgcagcctgcGTCCTCCAGATCCCAAGCAACCATCCCAGGCgatgcccaagagccggccaagccctggggctccaccagcacctccagctacgagtcggagatgcgggaggttctctcacaggttgggcagctcggcaACGTCTACGCTGGTCTGAAGGAGGAGGTGGAACAGCTTAAATCTACAAAAGCAGAACGTGCGGATCTTGAGAACGTGCGCCAGCTTTTCccaaagggag gtcggcagagcatcaccagcatcctgtcTGACCTCAAGTGCCAGAtgtccttcctacaagacatggccagggccctccacggggaggaggagaag atcagcaaggtggaggatgctcccagaaagatgaggggggctggagccggcagaaaagcagacggcagcggccagatgacccgacagccgcg gcccaagggacagaaggtcaaggcagagcgcaaggagctggggaagcagcaggagccgacccaggccgagctggagcagtttgcagCTGAGTACGTGAATAACTTGGTGATGGagacagcgcagcagctgcaggcagag cagccggacgagccgagggcgacggtgcagagcgggggacacgagcacgcagggtgccacttctgcagcccggacaccagggtgctgctggggaagctcctccagcgctgcaagaagctcgaggagcaggtggagtccctggcccagaaggcgggcggcaaggtggacaattatccaaagtggaggagacag tccctgcagcaggacgagcagatcaagtgcctccaggccagcatcATGCAGCTCCAAAAGGACTATGAGAAGTTCAGCTCGGCccttgcaaacctgcagcaggatcgccagcaggagcagaatgacatCAAG gctctgtcccaggccctggagAGAAtcaagaagcagaaagcagacaaggaggagctgctggtgctgggaatcgatgag aaagcagacaaagacaaagtcagtcgcagccagTTTGAGGCGTGCGTGGAGCAGCTGAACAAggtgatggaggaggtgacgggccaggagaagTTCTTGCACCGGTTCCAGCAAGAGCTCCAGAGgcagatggactgcaag ctggaccgccgggagctgggggcattccagcagcagcaggaggagcggtggaagagcctcagcgggcagctccaggagaaggcGCTGAAGCCAGAGCGTGacaatgccgctgggattaggaa gcagctgctgcctggtttccattgcctgtcctgtgaccggcccctcaacatgctggcgcctggacc ggagcggacgggcgagtgcagataccccactgttACGCGGAGCTGTGGGGGCCCACACACTGTCAGgcccccgcgcttccagccccaaccgcccagcaccccacggccatcccaacccagtgcccgccgccccaacaag aaggatgcgatgcagctgtcgggccaggacggcactgatgggaacCAACCGAACAAGCAGCCGTCTGTAACGGAGAGCTCTGGGCTGCCCTCAAGGCAAAGGGGGACGCCAGACACCACAACCTCGAGCAGCCAGCcaa gcaccgcctccccgctgctgttagccgtGCTGAAGTGCCAACCAGCCTcatctcccggacgcctcaccCTGCCACCGAAGCTGCTGCCACACCGCATTAAATCAGCgccctga